A genomic region of Papaver somniferum cultivar HN1 chromosome 7, ASM357369v1, whole genome shotgun sequence contains the following coding sequences:
- the LOC113298780 gene encoding glucomannan 4-beta-mannosyltransferase 9-like: MEIESTSSRFIPEGFEGTANDIAAQFGFIFQMLKAPLFIPILNIMVFLCLAMSLMLFIERLYMGVVIVLVKIFGKKIDKRYKYQPIRDDIELGSSAYPMVLIQIPMFNEKEVYQLSIGAACGLSWPADRIIIQVLDDSTDPAIKDLVELECKRWQSKGINIIYEIRDNRLGYKSGALKEGMKRSYVKHCDYVAIFDADFQPEPDYLWRTIPFLHHNPEIALVQARWTFVNSDECLMTRMQEMSLDYHFTVEQEVGSSTYAFFGFNGTAGVWRISAIEEAGGWNGRTTVEDMDLAVRAGLKGFKFLYIGDLHVKSELPSTFKAYRFQQHRWSCGPANLFRKMVMEIVRNKKVTLWKKFYVIYSFFFVRKIIAHIVTFVFYCIVIPGTVLVPEVHIPMWGLVYIPSIITILNAVGTPRSVHLLVFWILFENVMSLHRSKACFIGLFETGRVNEWVVTDKLGDVTKATKPGPKATKKPRFSKIGERLHLTELGVGAFLFFVACYDYSYGKNNYWVYLYFQAVAFFVMGFGYVGTFVPNS; the protein is encoded by the exons ATGGAGATTGAATCAACTTCATCGAGGTTTATACCAGAGGGGTTTGAAGGAACTGCAAATGACATAGCAGCACAATTTGGATTCATATTTCAAATGCTCAAAGCACCGTTGTTTATACCCATACTGAATATAATGGTGTTCTTATGTTTAGCAATGTCACTCATGTTATTCATCGAAAGGCTTTATATGGGTGTTGTTATTGTTCTTGTTAAAATATTTGGTAAGAAGATTGATAAACGTTATAAATATCAACCCATTCGAGATGATATCGAATTAGGCAGTTCAGCTTACCCAATGGTTCTTATTCAAATCCCAATGTTCAACGAAAAAGAG GTTTATCAGTTATCTATTGGTGCTGCATGTGGTCTGTCATGGCCTGCTGATCGGATAATCATTCAAGTTCTTGATGATTCTACAGATCCAGCCATTAAG GATTTGGTTGAGCTAGAATGTAAAAGATGGCAAAGCAAAGGAATTAACATCATATACGAAATCAGAGATAATCGGCTTGGGTATAAATCCGGTGCACTTAAAGAAGGAATGAAACGTAGTTACGTTAAGCATTGTGATTATGTTGCCATCTTTGATGCTGATTTCCAACCTGAACCTGATTACTTATGGAGAACTATCCCTTTCCTTCATCATAATCCTGAAATTGCTCTTGTTCAAGCTCGCTGGACTTTCG TTAATTCCGATGAATGTCTAATGACGAGAATGCAAGAAATGTCGCTGGATTATCATTTTACAGTTGAACAAGAAGTTGGATCATCTACTTATGCTTTCTTCGGATTTAATG GAACTGCTGGAGTATGGAGAATTTCCGCAATTGAAGAAGCTGGTGGCTGGAATGGTAGAACCACAGTTGAGGATATGGATCTAGCTGTTCGTGCAGGTCTCAAGGGATTTAAGTTCCTTTACATTGGTGATCTTCAT GTGAAAAGTGAATTGCCAAGTACCTTCAAAGCATACCGTTTTCAGCAACATCGATGGTCCTGTGGTCCAGCTAATCTTTTCAGGAAAATGGTCATGGAAATTGTGAGGAATAAG AAAGTTACTCTATGGAAGAAGTTCTATGTTATCTACAGTTTCTTCTTTGTTCGAAAGATCATAGCTCACATTGTTACGTTCGTCTTTTACTGCATTGTAATTCCCGGGACAGTATTGGTTCCTGAAGTCCATATTCCTATGTGGGGTTTAGTTTATATTCCTTCCATCATTACCATTCTTAATGCTGTTGGAACTCCAAG GTCTGTGCATTTACTAGTCTTTTGGATTCTCTTTGAGAATGTTATGTCTCTGCACCGGAGTAAAGCATGTTTTATCGGTCTATTTGAAACGGGAAGAGTGAATGAATGGGTTGTGACTGATAAACTTGGAGATGTTACAAAGGCCACCAAACCAGGACCTAAAGCAACTAAGAAACCTCGATTCAGCAAGATTGGAGAAAG GCTCCACTTGACAGAGCTTGGAGTGGGAGCATTCCTTTTCTTTGTCGCTTGTTATGACTACTCATATGGGAAGAATAATTACTGGGTATACCTATATTTCCAAGCAGTAGCTTTCTTCGTCATGGGATTTGGTTACGTTGGCACATTCGTCCCCAACTCTTAG